A part of Helicoverpa zea isolate HzStark_Cry1AcR chromosome 17, ilHelZeax1.1, whole genome shotgun sequence genomic DNA contains:
- the LOC124638593 gene encoding uncharacterized protein C1orf112-like, translating to MDNSQSSDFLSESMDMFCNSPKDEGTMDFITYESLVSNTKSAFSTVVKEIKNSSFSVYFSTLLNDCSTCISQGLALITNLLAETGLIILDELKEYINDAVCLLQLLSDLIKQVIESVSMACCSMKSFPTVTGCIIRQVFTHCKDSESIYGSQLNSVEKQLKDLFRTCHELQLTYLMVLEKHFIFDLNEREERDILIEALDINLKIGEIVQSLDVKTMAEQWKAYTMICDKYSNCLTDKRVYIDCTKILCSMVTDNVKIALEENQEEKIVLRSLKVTSFTLKILLRVCNTFKHAVVKDYSHIVELLIYVHLNNEACLHTMRGKPAKFINIFNNNVSNPVSLLLAELVIDEKLLTYIWNYNINEIRKDDKLLGVILLVISVIKVLVPKSADHSLNIPKHKFINLIYSMLPNCHIWFNIGLKFKCEKANRQYQTCGLFEHLVTHTLALVTTMNSEEIHALEKKMVESVLGTDCLSAMFSANLWMLLARISNRQFLLTQVTSLCKIYQKLENKHLFVDSPQKVHLTYTISRLFKEMHNDDKIKVYQMFSINEDSNLNLWVCLKLNNLPNEVQLDGEMIVMEKVKVQMRAFMSADDAVDVDDLIKITNLASTCSIINREDAMEIFLLHAWSKACPKNIVHIVKGLDKGTVWYYRYIESLVALTNSMEHIFHGSSSNLVKVVHIISQIVQSGCKELKLLLISILCKLANFETYDKNKHCLETELVRAFSELFHDSDSTVKNKLYNTIRKYRNNVLDRIIAKIVNEDKSLKETWSCFIRKGKLKEGELDVKEHLLSTLDFQYTHKCIEHVDDFNDSGSVKMQKSLSNNFDLVDIESLFDTESDAEPVCKKAKLNTNEVEQIISRLETDASSLCKIKENIFTNEYLKRIKTVCSKLYSILD from the exons ATGGACAACTCTCAAAGCTCAGATTTTCTCTCCGAAAGTATGGATATGTTCTGCAATAGCCCTAAAGATGAAGGGACT ATGGATTTCATTACTTATGAATCTTTAGTGTCCAATACAAAGTCTGCCTTCTCAACCGTTGTGAAAGAAATAAAGAATTCAtcattttctgtttatttttctaCTCTCCTAAATGATTGTAGTACGTGTATTTCACAG GGTTTAGCACTCATCACAAATTTACTGGCAGAAACAGGTTTAATTATACTTGATGAACTAAAAGAATACATAAATGATGCTGTATGTCTGTTACAACTCTTGTCTGATTTGATTAAACAAGTTATAGAATCAGTGTCTATGGCATGTTGCTCAATGAAAAGTTTTCCAACAGTAACTGGATGCATAATCAGACAAGTTTTTACACATTGTAAAGATAG TGAATCTATATATGGAAGTCAATTGAATTCTGTTGAGAAACAGTTGAAAGACTTGTTCAGGACTTGCCACGAACTGCAGCTGACATACCTGATGGTTCTTGAGAAACATTTCATTTTTGATTTAAATGAGAGAGAGGAGAGGGATATCCTTATTGAAG CTCTAGACATAAACCTGAAGATAGGTGAAATAGTCCAGAGTTTGGATGTGAAGACCATGGCCGAGCAATGGAAGGCATACACCATGATATGTGACAAGTACTCTAACTGCCTTACGGATAAGAGAGTCTACATAGATTGTACTAAGATACTCTGTTCTATGGTTACTGACAATGTCAAAATTGCACTTGAG GAAAATCAGGAAGAGAAAATAGTGTTGAGATCACTTAAAGTTACaagttttactttgaaaatattgCTAAGAGTATGCAACACATTCAAGCATGCTGTCGTCAAAGATTACTCACATATTGTAGAACTTCTTATTTACGTTCATTT aaaTAATGAAGCTTGTTTGCACACAATGCGTGGGAAACCTgcaaagtttataaatatttttaataacaatgttAGTAATCCTGTCAGCCTTCTTCTTGCTGAGCTTGTCATAGATGAAAAATTGTTGACT TATATTTGGAACTACAATATAAACGAAATAAGAAAAGACGACAAGTTACTCGGCGTGATACTGCTAGTGATTTCAGTAATAAAAGTATTAGTACCGAAATCAGCAGATCACTCGTTAAATATACCGAAACACAAGTTTATTAACCTGATCTACAGCATGTTGCCTAATT GTCATATCTGGTTCAACATAGGACTCAAATTCAAATGTGAGAAGGCAAATCGACAGTACCAAACATGCGGGTTGTTCGAACATTTAGTTACCCACACACTCGCATTGGTTACTACAATGAATTCTGAAGAAATTCATGCGTTGGAAAAGAAAATGGTTGAATCTGTACTTGGTACAGATTGCTTGAGCGCTATGTTCTCTGCTAATCTGTGGATGCTGCTGGCCAG AATATCCAACCGCCAGTTCTTACTAACTCAAGTCACATCACTGTGTAAAATTTATCAAAAACTTGAAAACAAGCATTTATTTGTTGATTCACCGCAAAAAGTACACCTAACATATACAATATCTAGATTATTCAAAGAAATGCATAATGACGACAAAATAAAAGTGTACCAAATGTTTTCTATAAACGAGGATAGTAATTTAAATCTATGGGTTTGTTTGAAATTGAATAATTTACCTAATGAAGTACAACTGGATGGTGAAATGATTGTTATGGAAAAAGTAAAGGTGCAAATGAGGGCTTTTATGTCAGCCGATGACGCTGTGGATGTCGACGATTTG ATAAAAATCACTAACTTGGCAAGTACTTGTTCGATAATAAACAGAGAGGATGcaatggaaatatttttactacacGCTTGGTCAAAGGCTTGTCCGAAAAATATTGTTCACATAGTCAAAGGATTAGACAAGGGCACTGTATGGTATTACAGATACATTGAATCACTGGTGGCGCTAACAAACTCAATGGAACATATTTTTCACGGCAGCAGCTCTAATTTAGTGAAg GTGGTACACATAATATCACAAATTGTTCAATCTGGATGTAAAGAATTGAAATTACTATTGATTAGTATTCTGTGTAAATTAGCAAACTTTGAAACATATGATAAGAATAAACATTGCTTGGAGACAGAACTTGTGCGAGCATTTAGCGAATTATTTCATGACTCCGATTctacagttaaaaataaattgtataacaCTATAAGGAAGTATCGAAATAATGTTCTGGACCGAATAATCGCTAAGATAGTAAATGAAGACAAATCATTGAAGGAAACGTGGAGTTGTTTTATAAGAAAAGGAAAATTGAAAGAAGGCGAATTAGATGTGAAGGAGCATCTGTTATCTACCCTTGATTTCCAATATACCCATAAATGTATTGAACATGTCGATGACTTTAATGATTCAGGTTCCGTGAAAATGCAGAAGTCATTGAGCAATAACTTCGATCTCGTTGATATCGAGTCGCTGTTTGATACTGAAAGCGACGCCGAACCTGTGTGTAAAAAAGCAAAACTCAACACCAATGAAGTAGAACAAATTATTAGCAGACTGGAAACCGACGCTTCATCGCTGTGTAAAATTAAAGAGAACATTTTTACAAATGAATActtgaaaagaataaaaactgtATGCAGCAAGTTGTACAGTATACTTGATTGA